CCGATAGATGTTATTGGCGCACAGATTGTCGTGGGCAACCCAGCTCAGCGCCAGCGCATGGTTCCAGCGGGAGAAGCCCTGGAGCACCAGCCCCGCCGCCGTCAAATCGAGCCCCGCGCCGCCATATGCCTCGGGGATGGTGATGCCGAAGAAGCCCGCATCGCCGATCTTGGGGAAAGCGTCGTCCGGCCACCATTCGTCGGCATCCATGCGCTCGCTATAGCCATAAAGCACGTTACGGCCGAAGCGGTCCGCCTGGTCGAGGATGGCACGCTGCTCCTCGCTCAAATCGAAGGTGGGCTCGGGCAGGGCGTTGCTCTGCGCCAGGGTGTCGGTCGCCGTCATTCTTATTCCTCCCTGCCCGTGACGGGTTGGTCCCGCCCGCCCGCCTTGATGGGCGGTGATTGTCTCTTAATGAGCTATTTTCATGAAAGTGGCAGAGCGCCCTTCATTCGTCAACGGGCGTCGACGCGCCTTAAAGAAGTGCGATTTGATAGGCGAAGGCGTCTGTCTGTGCCCCCTGTCCGGGTGGCTTTTGCTTCCCTCGCAGATTGCAGTTGACAGGCTTGATGAATTGAAATCAGTTACTCGCAACCAAGGGCGCCAAAGCCCCAAAAAGGAAAATGGGGGAGACGCGTGAGCCAAGTTGTGAAGACCGTGCGCGCTGGCGCCGTCCTGACATTGGTCATCAGCCGGGAAGAACGGCGAAACGCGCTGAATGCGGATGTGGCTGCAGGCATCTGCGCCGGCCTTGATGGCGCCGAGGCGGATCGTTCCGTGCGGGCGGTGGTGCTGACGGGCGCCGGCGACAAGGCCTTCTGCGCCGGCGGCGATCTGCAGCCCAATGCCCAGGGCACCCCCTTCACCATCGATGCCGCCGATCCTCGCCATTATGTGGCTGGCCTCATCCGCCGCATGGAGGCCTGCCGCCTGCCGCTCATCGCGCGGGTGAACGGCCATGCGCTGGCCGGTGGCTTCGGGCTCGCAAGCTGCTGCGACCTGGTTGTGGCCCGCGAGGATGCGCTTCTCGGCGTCACCGAGGTGCGAGTCGGCCTCTTCCCCATGATGATCCTGCCGCCGCTGCTGCGCACGGTGCCCGCCCGCGTGCTGATGGAAATGTGTCTCACGGGCGAGCCCATCACGGCGCGCGCCGCCCTCGCCGACCGCATCGTCAATTACGCCGTGCCGGCCGCCGAGCTCGACGGGAAGACCGACTGGCTGGTCAATCGCATCATCAACAAGTCGCCCACCGGCATCCGCCTCGGCAAGCAGGCGCTGGCCAAGGTGCGGGAGATGTCGACGGATGCGGCGCTGGAATACGCGCAATTCATGCTCGCCAACATGGCCCGCACGCGGGACGCCCATGAGGGCTTTGCCGCCTTCGTCGAAAAGCGCGCGCCCCAATGGACCGCGGAGTGAGCCCCATGACGGAGCGCCCCATAACAGATCGCCCCATGACAGACCGCGTCAGGATCGGCTGCGGCGCCGGCTTCTGGGGGGACACGCCGGAGGGCCCCCTCCAGCTGGTACGCGCCGGCGGCATCGACTATCTCGTGCTCGACTATCTGGCCGAGATCACCATGTCGATCCTCGCCCGCATGAAGGCGCGCAAGCCCGAGCTCGGCTATGCCACCGACTTCGTCACCACCGTCATGCGCCCGCTGGCGCGGGAGATCCACGACAAGTCCATCCGCGTGGTCACCAATGCGGGCGGCGTGAACCTTGAGGTCTGCCGGGCCGCCTTGCTGAAGGTGTGCGCGGAGGAGGGCGTGGCGCTGAAGGTGGCGGTGGTGAAGGGCGACGACCTCCTGCCGCGCGCCGACGCGCTGCGGGCCGCGGGGGTGGTGGAAATGTTCTCCCGCCGGCCCTTCCCCGAGGCGTGCCTCAGCGTCAACGCCTATCTGGGCGCCTTGCCCATCGCCCGCGCGCTCGATGCGGGCGCGGACATCGTGCTCACCGGGCGCTGCGTGGATTCCGCGCTCGTGCTCGGCCCGCTGATGCATGC
This genomic interval from Aquabacter sp. L1I39 contains the following:
- a CDS encoding enoyl-CoA hydratase-related protein — its product is MSQVVKTVRAGAVLTLVISREERRNALNADVAAGICAGLDGAEADRSVRAVVLTGAGDKAFCAGGDLQPNAQGTPFTIDAADPRHYVAGLIRRMEACRLPLIARVNGHALAGGFGLASCCDLVVAREDALLGVTEVRVGLFPMMILPPLLRTVPARVLMEMCLTGEPITARAALADRIVNYAVPAAELDGKTDWLVNRIINKSPTGIRLGKQALAKVREMSTDAALEYAQFMLANMARTRDAHEGFAAFVEKRAPQWTAE